The Kosmotoga olearia TBF 19.5.1 sequence AATGTGGCGGTTGTCGTTGATACGCCTCATAAAACGGTTACTCTTGCGCGAACCCTTGGTTCAAGGTTGTCTCATACCCTTCAAAACGGTGAGTTGATTTTTTACAACTACCTCTTGAAAGATTTTCAGAGGGCGAGCATATATTCTCTTGTTGAACGTCAGAAGATAAAGGTCTTGATATCCACTCCATCTAACGATGGGTTAGGAGTCATGCTTGGTAATTCTAACATCGTTTTTTACAACGCACCGAGGAGTTTTCTCGAGATACTTGATGCTGTTACTATGAAACCTGGTGAAGAGTCTGATTTGTTCTTAAACCTCGCTTTCAATAAAAATGATCTGTTGTCAAACACCAATGAAATTGATCGATTGTTTCCCACTGTTGAAGAACTGCAGGCCATATACCAGGATTTAAAGGACGTTCTTCCTGCTTCTGAAAAAGATGTGAAGCGCGCTCTCGGATTCGAAGATGGAATCTCAAGGGTTTATCTCTCGATGCTTGAGGATATGGGGCTCGTTGCCTATGATGCCGACATCTGGCACATCGTTAAAAACAAAGAACTATCAAGGGACTCCGTTGTCAAAACCCTGAGATACAGGGAAGGTATAGCAGAAAAACGTATGGCCAGATGGTTTGCGTCCAGATTATCTACCACCACTACTCGCGCTCTTTTAAGAAGTCTTATGAACGGAGGAGAGGTGTTAAAGATTGGATGACGTTCTCGATTTAGATGCTGTTATCGTTGTTGCACAATCTGAGGCATATAACTGTGCTAAACTTTTGAGAAACAATGATATCTTTTGTAAGTTGTTCCCAACTCCACCATCAGTATTTCCGGGTTGTTCTTTGGCTTTGGCTGTGAGTTCATTGAAGTTGCAAAAAGCTATGCAAATCCTAAGAAACGAAGACATGAAGGTCATCAAATACTCATATCTGGAAGGGAATATAATTGAAAGCTTTTACGAAAGTTCTTGGTATTGATTATGGTACGAAGAATATAGGACTTGCCATCGCAGTAAGCTTTGTGGCGATTCCCATGGAACCAATAAAACAAGAGGGATATAAAAAATCTCTCAAGAAAATCGTACAGGAAAAAGCTGTGGAAGCCATAGTGATTGGGCTCCCTCTTTCTATGTCCGGGAGATTTAGCGAGAGTACTTTGAAAGCTATTTCTTTTGCTGTCAAACTGAAGAAACACTTCAAGCTACCGATTTTTATGGTAGATGAGAGATTGAGTACGGTGTCTGCAAGGAAGGTTAGCGAGCTCGATGGTAAAGAATTCAGACGATATAAAGATTCTCTCAGTGCGTTGGAGATTTTAAACCGTTATCTCGAAAATCCAATGCAGGCATACGAGATAAGAGATAATTTTCCAGAGTGCAGAATTGTTTTGGAAGAAAGGATCGATTTAAAGGGGAAAAAAGTGCTCCTTTTCGATCCACCGACCGTTAATATCGAAAATCTGGAGGAATTTTCCGTAGCGTCTGTGGATATTTATACGTCTGATCCAGCTCTGTATTTGTTCTTTCGGCGTAAAGGTTTTTTTCCAAAGAATTTAATGGATGATATTGAATTTATGAGTTACGATATAATTGTTCTCGAAACTTCGCGAGATCTTGTTTCTGGTTTCCGGGGAAAGATTCTGGAATTCTTGTGCTCGTAGCTCAATGGATAGAGCGCTGGACTCCGGATCCAGAGGCTGTGGGTTCGAATCCCACCGAGCACGCCAATTATTGAAATTGAAATCGAATAGGAGGTAGCCAGATGAGGAAGGGAGATCTTGGAATCGATCTTGGAACATCAAGTTTGCTGGTTTACCAGAAAGACAAAGGGATAGTTATAGATGAACCTTCAGTGATAGCTGTTGACAGAAAAACAAAGAAAATCATAGCCATAGGATTGCAAGCTAAGGAAATGATCGGTAAAACCCCAAAAGATATCATGGCTGTACGTCCTGTCAGGGATGGTGTTATAGCCGACTATCACATAATCGAACAGGCTTTGAAAGAACTTTTAGGAAGAACGAAACCGCGTTTTTCTTTTTACCGCCCTTCTGTAATTGTTGGAGTGCCAGCCAAGGTAACCAGTGTCGAAAGGCGGGCGGTTATCGAAGCTGCGACTAGCGCCGGAGCAGGACGTGTTTACCTGGTTCTGGAACCGGTAGCGGCTGCCATCGGTGCGGGGCTGGATATATTTGATTCCACGGGAAATCTTGTGGTGGACATCGGTGGTGGGACCAGCGACATTGCTGTTATAAGTCTGGGCGGGATAGTTGTATCTCGTTCTTTAAGAGTTGCTGGTGACGCTATGAACGAAGCAATAATAAAATATGTCAAAAGAAAATACAAATTCCACATCGGTGAGACCACAGCTGAAGAGGTAAAAATCAGGATAGGTAAAGCTTTCCCAACATTGGAAAATTACGAGCTTGAAGTGAAAGGTAGAGATGCCGTTAACGGCTTGCCCGGGAATTTGAGGCTAACTTCTGAAGATGTTCTTGAAGCGATTACACCTATACTTCAGGAGCTTATCGTAAATCTAAGACAGGCCCTTGAAGAGACACCCCCAGAGATAGCTTCGGATATCATTGATGGAGGAATTGTTCTTGCTGGTGGTGGTTCAATGATTCGGGGACTGCCCGAGCTTTTTATTCAAGAAACCGGTATATCAACCATAGTAGCTCCTGATCCTCGAACATGTGTTGCTTATGGTCTTGGAAAACTATTGGATGAAGAAAAAAATCTCGAACGTGTTGCCGTGAAAGCAGGCAGATAGATTCAGGTGTTGCTTTCTATCTTCTTGCCTTCCAATTTGCTAATAGCGATGGAAAGCATTGCTCCCAGAACCAAACCTACAGATATCTCAAAGAATCTTGTTTCTTTCCCCGGCCTCGACAGGAGATCGGGGAAGGAACCTAGCATTAGTCCCATAAGAAAACTGAAAGTCTTTCCTGGCATCTTTTTAAGTAGCATTCTTATGATTCTCGTTATGAATATCGTTCCTATGACTATTCCAACTGCTACAAAGAGAAGGATCAACAGGTCAAGGTCGTTAATAGCGGAAATGATCCTTTCATATTCTCCCATTATCAGCAGCACAAAAGAGCCACTGAGTCCTGGTAAAATCATCGATGCGGCCCCCACAAACCCTGCCAGCCAATCGTAAAGTAAAAGAGAGATTGAATGGTTTGAATGAGCAGGATAGCCCGCATTTGGAACGTTTCCCCAGAGCGACAACAAAAGCACTAAAAGTACTCCAGCAACAAGGGAAATAATCTTTTTTGGAGTAAACTTTCCGATTCTTATGTATACGCTTGGAATTCCTCCAGCAACAAGCCCGGCGAAAAAACCATATGTTAATGATGGAAAAGTGTCAATGGAGTACTCAACCAGGCGGGAAAATGCAAATATCCCGACCGCTATTCCTGCAACAAGTTGAAAGAGAAACAGAAGATCTTTCTTCTTAAATTTCAGTTCAGTCAGAGTTGCAATTGAATTCATAAGCCTTCCGTATATTCCACTAACGAGTGCAATTGTTCCACCACTGACACCTGGAATGAGGTTTGCTATCCCCATCAATAAGCCTATCAAAGAGTTAATCAAAAAGGCACCTCCTTCTTGCATATTTTAACAAAACTACCAGTTTTTGTAAAACCTACTAATAAAGTCGGTATTATGATACAATTAGTAAGGCAAATATCGAGATCCGAGAACCGAGAGACCGAGAGGGCGAGAATCGGTAGTCGCTGCGCGACCGAGGCTCACGACGTTGTCAATTAGCGAAGCGACACGAACCGCAAGCGGTTGTAACGAACTCCTGCGGAGTTGACTCGAACCACTACGTGG is a genomic window containing:
- a CDS encoding putative Se/S carrier-like protein produces the protein MDDVLDLDAVIVVAQSEAYNCAKLLRNNDIFCKLFPTPPSVFPGCSLALAVSSLKLQKAMQILRNEDMKVIKYSYLEGNIIESFYESSWY
- a CDS encoding rod shape-determining protein yields the protein MRKGDLGIDLGTSSLLVYQKDKGIVIDEPSVIAVDRKTKKIIAIGLQAKEMIGKTPKDIMAVRPVRDGVIADYHIIEQALKELLGRTKPRFSFYRPSVIVGVPAKVTSVERRAVIEAATSAGAGRVYLVLEPVAAAIGAGLDIFDSTGNLVVDIGGGTSDIAVISLGGIVVSRSLRVAGDAMNEAIIKYVKRKYKFHIGETTAEEVKIRIGKAFPTLENYELEVKGRDAVNGLPGNLRLTSEDVLEAITPILQELIVNLRQALEETPPEIASDIIDGGIVLAGGGSMIRGLPELFIQETGISTIVAPDPRTCVAYGLGKLLDEEKNLERVAVKAGR
- a CDS encoding DUF368 domain-containing protein, encoding MINSLIGLLMGIANLIPGVSGGTIALVSGIYGRLMNSIATLTELKFKKKDLLFLFQLVAGIAVGIFAFSRLVEYSIDTFPSLTYGFFAGLVAGGIPSVYIRIGKFTPKKIISLVAGVLLVLLLSLWGNVPNAGYPAHSNHSISLLLYDWLAGFVGAASMILPGLSGSFVLLIMGEYERIISAINDLDLLILLFVAVGIVIGTIFITRIIRMLLKKMPGKTFSFLMGLMLGSFPDLLSRPGKETRFFEISVGLVLGAMLSIAISKLEGKKIESNT
- the ruvX gene encoding Holliday junction resolvase RuvX; the protein is MKAFTKVLGIDYGTKNIGLAIAVSFVAIPMEPIKQEGYKKSLKKIVQEKAVEAIVIGLPLSMSGRFSESTLKAISFAVKLKKHFKLPIFMVDERLSTVSARKVSELDGKEFRRYKDSLSALEILNRYLENPMQAYEIRDNFPECRIVLEERIDLKGKKVLLFDPPTVNIENLEEFSVASVDIYTSDPALYLFFRRKGFFPKNLMDDIEFMSYDIIVLETSRDLVSGFRGKILEFLCS